The DNA sequence CCGACGCCAGCCTGCCTTATGAGCCGGTGACCTTGACCACCACCGACGGCGTCACCATCGCCGCCTGGCTGATCTCTTCCCCTGAAGAACGCGGCACCATTCTCTTCTGTCATGGTAATGCTGGCAATATTTCGCACCGCCTAGATACCCTGGCCATTTTTTACCGGCTGGGATACTCATCGTTGATCTTTGATTACCGCGGTTACGGTCACAGTGAGGGGAAACCTTCCGAAGCAGGAACCTATAACGATGCCGGCGCCGCCTGGAATTACTTGACCGCCACCAGGCAGGTAGCGCCGGAAAAGGTCGTCCTGTTCGGCCGCTCCCTGGGGGCCGCGGTGGCCATCCACCTAGCCCGCCATCACCAGTCAGGAGGGTTGATAATAGAATCGGCCTTCACCTCCCTGCCGGACCTGGCTGCCGATCTCTACCCTCTTCTTCCTGCCAGAACTTTATGCCGTTTTTCCTACCCGGTCATGGTCCATCTGCAACATCTTTCCTGTCCGCTGTTAGTCATCCACAGTCACGGGGATGAAATCGTCCCCTTTGCCCATGGCCGGCGTCTGTTTGCAGCGGCCCGGGAACCCAAAACATTTCTGGCCATTGACGGAGACCATAACACCGGCTTTCTGGCCGCCGGCTCAGACTATGTTAAAGGATTGGAGACCTTTCTCCAAGGGCTGGCGACGGCC is a window from the Pseudomonadota bacterium genome containing:
- a CDS encoding alpha/beta hydrolase, producing the protein MGQSLWQLIGGTAVICLLFILYLWFAQEKLLYFPERSLLATPADASLPYEPVTLTTTDGVTIAAWLISSPEERGTILFCHGNAGNISHRLDTLAIFYRLGYSSLIFDYRGYGHSEGKPSEAGTYNDAGAAWNYLTATRQVAPEKVVLFGRSLGAAVAIHLARHHQSGGLIIESAFTSLPDLAADLYPLLPARTLCRFSYPVMVHLQHLSCPLLVIHSHGDEIVPFAHGRRLFAAAREPKTFLAIDGDHNTGFLAAGSDYVKGLETFLQGLATASGSGILSHDS